A window of uncultured Methanoregula sp. genomic DNA:
TGATCAGGCTCTCCCGTGGGTCTGGATTGTTCGGATATGGATGAAGACAAATATGACGAGAACCCCAAGGACAAAGATCGGCCACCAGAAATTGCCCCCGACAAAGAGCGTTGCAAAGAGGATTGCAATTGATACTGCGGTCATCCAGCGGGGAACAGCAGTGACCAGCGGGGTAGCACCGGGCTGCGGTGTATCGGGAAGATCCGCGGTATGGGAAAGAACACCTGCGCGGGGAATGGCGACTCCCGGGGACCGTGCATTCGGGCACCAGCCCAGGTATGTCCTGATAGTATCAGCGATGATGTGCGTCATGCGCCCCCCTTTGCATCCCTTGCCTGATCGATAGCATGTTTAAGGTCATACGGCTCATCAGTGCCGATCCGGAACGCTTTGCCGGACATGAGCCGCACTTCAACGGCATAGGGGCCCGATACATTGTAGAGCGGCCCGTACGGTGTTACACGGATACCATAGCCATAGTACCAGGGATTGGTCACCGTAGTCACTGAGACAATCTCTGAGAGCGGCCAGCTCTTGCGGATAATGCCCACCGGCCCGAAGCGGATCGCAAGGATGCCATTGCCTGCCGATACGGTCAGCGTGGACATGATAGCAAGTAAAAATACCATGATGGCCAGCACTGCCATCGTGACCCATACCGGGCCAAAGATGAACGACATAATGAGGATAAATATGATAGCCGCAGCAACTCCCCCGATGATGAGCGTGCCCCGCTGGGTATGCTCGTAGTATCCTCTCCACGGCGTACCGGTTCCATCGGTACCTGAAGGAATAGGATTCTTTACCGGATTGTCGGCGCGGATGCTGATGTCTGCCCCGCTGCGGTTCTTTGCCTGCACACCATTTCCATTCGGGCACCAGCCGAGCCAGCCCCGGATCACTTCAGAAAATCGGAACATTACACGATCGCCTTCACTTTTTCAAACAGTTCTTCTGCCATCTTGGTTGGATCGGCCGTCTTCCTGATCCGGATGCCGAGTTCGGTGGCATAATCCCAGAGCAGCTCGATGCATTCGGTATACCGCTGGCAGGAGCCGCAGTCCCCATCATGCTCGTACCAGACCTGCACCCCGTGTTTTTCCGATACGAAGATGATGGCCGCGGTCTGGAACGGGATCGACCGGCCGATGAGGATGCCCCTCTCCGGGTTGATCTTCTCAACCGAGATCTGGTTTGCCTGCGCCATCTCTGCAAGCGTTGACCCGATCTTCTCGTTCATCTGGAGGAGGGCGTGCGACACTGCCTGGCGGGAGATGCCAAACCGGCTCGCGATTGCGATGTTGGACTCGCCGCCCCTCCGCAGCGTCCAGAACCCGAACTGCTTGTCGTTCGTTGGCAGGAACATATGTCAACATTAGAACGTTGACGATTTATAGATTATGGGATCTCTCCAACAGCGCCCTTGCCCCCGGTTCCCTCACCGGACACAAATTCCCCGGCTGGCCCGGGACCGGAGTATGTGGTGAACAGGAGCGCGTTGGCCCGTCCAGTTTCACCCCCTGCGGCCATTCTTTTAACCGCGTGCCTTCCCCATCTTTGATCAGGAATCCCCCATGGAACCCCGCGTTATTCTTCACACGGCAACCAGTCTTGACGGCCGGATCACGAACTTCCCTGCGGATCTTGAACTGTATTACTCTCTTGCCGGGCAGTATAATCCCGATGCAGTATTGTTTGGCAGTTCAACGATCCTCGAAGCCCCAACGCTTGAAGTCCCGGAAGAGCACCGGAAGATGTTCACTCCCCCGGCCGGGGAGCCGGATCCCCGCCCCCTGATGGTTGTCGCAGACAGCCAGGGGAAGATCACCTGCTGGGAAACGCTGCGGACGTGGCCGTATTTCAGGGGGTATGTCGCCCTCTGTTCAGAATCGACTCCCTCCCTGTACACACGGCAGCTCAGGGCATCCGGGATTCCCGTGATTGCGACCGGCGCCGACCGGGTGGATATGAAGCAGGCTCTCCTGGATCTGCACCGGCAGTATGGTATACGGGTAGTCCGGGCTGACAGTGGCGGAACGCTCAACAGTGTCCTCCTCCGGACGGGGCTTGTCAGTGAAGTGAGCGTGCTCATCCACCCGTTCCTTGCCGGGGGGGAACCGGGTGCGACCATGTTCGATCCGCACCGGGCCGGTCTTTCCGGCCTGCAGGTTCCGCTCAGGCACCTTACCACCGAGACGCTCCATAACGGTATCATACGGGTGCGTTATGCGCCGGATCCAGCCCTGATGTGAATGTACCCTGTCCGCTTTTTTACAGCAGGGCCTGGATTCCCGAACCCACTCGATCCCCTTCCTTTATTATCTCCCGTTACTAAAAAACAGAGATAATGATCCAGGAATCGCCGGAAGAACTTCTTGCTCTCATCCGGGAGCATTCTCCCGATCCGAAAAAGTCCGTTCCCCTCATGAGGGAAGATCTTTCTGCATTCTATATGGAGATGCAGGAAGAGGTCACGAACGAGGGTGCGCACCAGATCGGCAAAGTCAGGATCTCGGATACTGTATCAGGTTACTGGATTACCATGCCGGATGCCGACACGGGCGGGGCGATTCTCTTCTTCCACGGAGGCGGGTTCTCCCTTGGATCCACCCGGGACCACCTGGGACTCTGTATACGCCTTGCACGGGCAGCAAACGTGCCGGTCCTGTCCATTGACTACCGGCTTGCCCCGGAACATCCCTTCCCTGCAGCGGTGGAGGATGCCGTTGCAGCGTACCGCTACCTGATAGCCGAAGGCTACCATCCCCACCGGATCCTTCCCGCGGGCATATCCGCCGGGGGAACCCTGGTCCTCTCCCTCCTTCTGTCCATCCGCGACGAAGGCCGTCCCCTCCCGCTTGCGGCAGTATGTATGTCTCCTGCAGTTGATCTGGAATTTCCGGGGGAATCGGTGACCAAGAACCGGGACCGGGACTGGATCACACCGGCCCGCCTCCAGGCTGTCCAGAAGACCTACCTGGCAGGCCACGATCCCCACGATCCCCTTGCATCCCCTGCCCACGCAACCATGAAGGGACTCCCGCGCCTCTATATTCAGATGGGCACCCACGAGCTCCTCCTCTCGGATATCGGGAAATTCGTTGACCGGGCCCGCTGGGCCGGCATCCCGGTCCAGGCCGAGATATGGGAAGGGATGTTCCACTCCTGGCAGATCTTTGCGGGCCAGGTTCCCGAAGGTAGAGAAGCCATTGATCAGGCAGGGGCGTTCATAAGGAGCATCTTGTCCCGGTGAACCGGCAGGATACCGATCGATACCTCTATCAGATGCCCGGCAGATCCTTTTTTGCGTATACCATGTCCCGCAGAACCTTCGTTCTTCTTGTCCTGCTGTCTGCACTCGTCCTCGTGAGTGCCCCGGCTGCGGCAAACGTTGTCCAACAGACGGTCTCGTTCTCGCCCAATCCTCCTCTCACCCCCGGGGGTCAGCAGAAGGTTGTCGCCACCTACTATGTCATACCGGCAGGATCCACGACCTTCCCCTCGAGCAACCAGCTCCAGATGCAGACAGACCTCCAGAACGCCCAGTGGGTAATCCAGGTGACCCTGGACGGCACCAATGCAGCCCGCCAGACTGCTACAGGCAACGCAGCATTTCTTAACGGGGCACTCCTCGCATACCCGACAACCCAGACTGTCGGGTTTACGGTCACGGTGACCGGTACTGTCCCCCCGGATGCAACCTCACCCGTCATGCTGCTCCAGGTTGAGCAGCTCGATAACATCAGCAACGTTGTCCCGGGGAGCGTCATGACTATCACCCAGCCGGTTGCCGGCTCATCTCCCCTCCCGGCCACTCCTTCGGCCGGGCCTACCCTGACTCCCGCTCTGTCCCCGCCAATCCCGGCACCGACCCGTGCCTCCCTCCCGCTCGCATGCGGAATACTTGCAGCCGGGACCGGGATCTGCCTTGCAGCCCGGCGGGACCGGTAGATGTGCAGGATCCCCCGGCAGGACAACTATTTTTCCGGTGTGATACCAACATCTTTACTGTACCGCATCCCACGCTGTCAGTATGTTTGAGAGTATTGGCAGGAGCTTCTCGCTCGTCAAAACGAGCTGGAGCATCCTGATGCAGGACAAGAAACTGCTCGCCTTCCCGGTCATGTCGGGTATAATCTCCCTCATTGTGCTTGCAACGTTCCTCGTTCCCCTCTTCATTGCAGGGAGCCTTGAGACCGGTGTCAAGGGTGGATCGCTTGAGTTCTATGCAGGGCTGTTCGTCTTCTACGTGGTCAGCTACTTTGTCGTGATATTCTTCAACACGGCGCTCATCACCTGCGTGAACGCCCGGCTCAACGGGAAGGAGATGAGTATCGGTGAAGCAGTCTCGATCTCTCTGCGCCATTTCCCCGCCATCCTTGCCTGGGCGCTGGTCTCTGCAACGATCGGCATCCTGCTCCATATGCTCGAAGAGCGGGCCGGCTTTGTCGGCCAGATTGCAGCATCCCTGATCGGGGGAGCCTGGGGTCTTGTCACGTTCTTTGTCGTGCCGGTGCTCATCCTGGAGGATAAAGGTGTGATCGATTCTGTCAAGGAGTCCGTATCGCTCATCAAGAAGACCTGGGGCGAGAGCATTGTCGGGGCCGGCTCCATCATGATAATCTTCCTTGTCATCGGGATCGTCGCATTCCTCGCCGTCCTTGGCACCATGTTCCTTGGCAACTCCACAATCTTCTGGGCAGCTGTGTTCCTGTTCATCATCTTTGCTATCGTCCTTGCGGTGGTTGCATCAGCCATGCAGGGGATCTTTGTCACTGCCCTGTACCGGTATGCGAAGA
This region includes:
- a CDS encoding dihydrofolate reductase family protein gives rise to the protein MEPRVILHTATSLDGRITNFPADLELYYSLAGQYNPDAVLFGSSTILEAPTLEVPEEHRKMFTPPAGEPDPRPLMVVADSQGKITCWETLRTWPYFRGYVALCSESTPSLYTRQLRASGIPVIATGADRVDMKQALLDLHRQYGIRVVRADSGGTLNSVLLRTGLVSEVSVLIHPFLAGGEPGATMFDPHRAGLSGLQVPLRHLTTETLHNGIIRVRYAPDPALM
- a CDS encoding alpha/beta hydrolase, whose protein sequence is MIQESPEELLALIREHSPDPKKSVPLMREDLSAFYMEMQEEVTNEGAHQIGKVRISDTVSGYWITMPDADTGGAILFFHGGGFSLGSTRDHLGLCIRLARAANVPVLSIDYRLAPEHPFPAAVEDAVAAYRYLIAEGYHPHRILPAGISAGGTLVLSLLLSIRDEGRPLPLAAVCMSPAVDLEFPGESVTKNRDRDWITPARLQAVQKTYLAGHDPHDPLASPAHATMKGLPRLYIQMGTHELLLSDIGKFVDRARWAGIPVQAEIWEGMFHSWQIFAGQVPEGREAIDQAGAFIRSILSR
- a CDS encoding DUF6159 family protein, translated to MFESIGRSFSLVKTSWSILMQDKKLLAFPVMSGIISLIVLATFLVPLFIAGSLETGVKGGSLEFYAGLFVFYVVSYFVVIFFNTALITCVNARLNGKEMSIGEAVSISLRHFPAILAWALVSATIGILLHMLEERAGFVGQIAASLIGGAWGLVTFFVVPVLILEDKGVIDSVKESVSLIKKTWGESIVGAGSIMIIFLVIGIVAFLAVLGTMFLGNSTIFWAAVFLFIIFAIVLAVVASAMQGIFVTALYRYAKTGAVPQAFDKDQIQNAFAPKPGATTGFGGSGNI